One window of the Zea mays cultivar B73 chromosome 3, Zm-B73-REFERENCE-NAM-5.0, whole genome shotgun sequence genome contains the following:
- the LOC103650793 gene encoding uncharacterized protein: MAFQPPRIARAYMTHVAATPCPWFKWIEVDSLRVEGSMNGEIGCGRRSRFRLYTIGRSMGHVWELPWAAAGVLVHHLGHVRRSASSNLSSNFDTAALPPITVARKPPAIILAVRS; this comes from the exons ATGGCCTTCCAACCACCTCGTATCGCTCGGGCATATATGACCCATGTCGCTGCAACTCCGTGCCCTTGGTTCAAATGGATCGAAGTTGACTCCTTGCGCGTGGAAGGGAGCATGAACGGAGAAATTGGGTGCGGGCGCCGCAGTCGATTCCGCCTGTACACCATCGGAAGGTCTATGGGCCATGTCTGGGAGCTTCCTTGGGCCGCCGCGGGGGTGCTCGTCCATCATCTCGGGCATGTGCGACGGTCGGCGAGCAGCAATCTCTCGTCGAACTTCGACACCGCCGCACTTCCGCCTATCACCGTGGCCAGAAAACCTCCTGCAATAATCCTCG cggtgaggtcatga